A portion of the Rhodanobacter sp. AS-Z3 genome contains these proteins:
- the rimM gene encoding ribosome maturation factor RimM (Essential for efficient processing of 16S rRNA) — MTAASRRVLIGRIVGLYGVQGWLKIESWAEPRTRIFDYQPWLLGAAPGTEREIIGAKGRTQGKGMVAQLPGVDTREQAAALIGTDIYVARAQLPDPAEGEYYWVDLEGLEVVTTLDVSLGRVSHLFATGANDVVVVRDGARERLVPFIQGSYVRSVDLSAGRMVVDWDPEF, encoded by the coding sequence ATGACGGCAGCCAGTCGGCGCGTCCTGATTGGGCGCATCGTCGGGCTGTACGGTGTGCAGGGTTGGCTCAAGATCGAATCCTGGGCCGAGCCACGTACGCGGATCTTCGATTACCAACCGTGGCTGCTCGGTGCAGCGCCCGGTACGGAACGCGAGATCATCGGAGCCAAGGGTCGTACGCAAGGCAAGGGCATGGTTGCCCAATTGCCGGGCGTGGACACTCGCGAACAGGCAGCAGCGCTGATCGGTACCGACATTTATGTCGCCCGCGCGCAACTGCCTGATCCGGCGGAAGGTGAATATTACTGGGTCGATCTCGAAGGACTCGAGGTTGTCACCACGCTGGATGTGTCACTGGGGCGGGTCAGTCACCTGTTCGCCACCGGTGCCAACGATGTCGTGGTGGTCCGGGACGGTGCGCGCGAGCGGCTGGTTCCCTTCATCCAGGGTTCGTATGTGCGTTCGGTGGACTTGTCTGCAGGGCGCATGGTGGTGGACTGGGATCCTGAATTCTGA
- the rpsP gene encoding 30S ribosomal protein S16, which produces MVKIRLSRGGAKGRPFYHVVVTDQRNKRDGRNIESVGYYNPVASGKDKRLELNIERVKEWVGKGAQLTDKVAALVKEAGKLQQPAA; this is translated from the coding sequence ATGGTCAAGATTCGTCTTTCGCGCGGTGGCGCCAAGGGCCGTCCGTTCTACCACGTTGTCGTGACCGATCAGCGCAACAAGCGCGACGGCCGCAACATCGAGAGCGTCGGCTATTACAACCCGGTTGCGTCGGGCAAGGACAAGCGCCTTGAGCTGAACATCGAGCGCGTGAAGGAATGGGTGGGCAAGGGCGCCCAGCTGACCGACAAGGTCGCTGCCCTGGTCAAGGAAGCCGGCAAGCTGCAGCAGCCGGCTGCCTGA